In Rhizobium sp. BT03, the sequence AAGGGCGGCGGTTGGCTCGTCCATGATGACGATGCGGGCCTCGATCGACAGAGCGCGGGCAATCGCCACCAGATGGCGCTGCGCAATGGAGAGGTCCTTGAGCCGGATCGTCGGATCGATATTGCTTTCAAGGGCGATGAGCAGCGCCTTCGAGCGGTTGTTCATCGCCTGCCAGTCGATGGTGCGCAGGCGGGTGCGCGGCGCGTGGCCGAGGAAGATGTTTTCGGCAACCGTCAGCTCATCGAAAAGCACGGTTTCCTGATGGATGGCGGTGACGCCGGCATCGATTGCCGCCTGGGCGCTGGCAAAACTCGTCGGCCGGCCGTCGACCAGGATCTCGCCTTCGTTCGGCCGGTAGATGCCGGTCAGGATCTTGACGAGCGTCGATTTACCGGCGCCGTTTTCGCCGATCAGCGCCGTCACTGTGCCGGGGTGGAGGGCGATGCTGACATTGTCGAGCGCCTTCACGCCCGGAAAGATCTGGGAGATGCCGCGCATTTCCAGAATGGCGGGCGCATCGCCGGTTTTGCTGTCCGTGACGGTTTGTTGGAAGGCGGCGTTCATCAGATTTCTACCAAATGTCGAAAGGGAAATCCCGGCGGCAAGGCCGCCGGGATCTTATTCGTCGGCTCCGGATCAGAAGACCTTGGAGAACTGGTCGATGTTCGAAGCGTTGTAGACGAAGGGGTCGGCCATGGCGGCTTCGCCATTGTCGCCAATCTTGATCTTGCCCATGCGGCCGGCTTCAATCTCGCTGCCCGGCTTGCCATCGGCATCACCCTTTGCCAGGTGATAAGCGATCTGCGTTGCAGAGTAGCCGAGGTCGATCGGGTTCCAGATGGCGAATTCCTTGGTGGCGCCCGACTTGATCGCGCCGGCCATTTCGGACGGCAGGCCGAGGCCGGTGACGTAGACCTTGCCGACAAGGCCCTTGTCTTCGACGACCTTGGAAGCGGCGAGAACGCCGACCGTCGTCGGAGCGACGATGACCTTGACGTTGGGGTTCGACTTCAAGAGGCCTTCGGCTTCACGATAGGACTTGTCCGAGAGGTCGTCGCCGTAAACTGTGGTGACGAGGTTGAGACCCGGGAAATCCTTCAGCTGCTTCTTCATCTGGTCGATCCAGATGTTCTGGTTGGTCGAGGTGGTCGTCGCCGACAGGATGGCGAAGTCACCCTTGCCGCCGTCGAGATGGTTTTTGACGAGCGTCAGGCACATCTTGCCGATCAGCTCGTTGGACGACGGGTTGAGCTGCAGGATGCGGCCTTCAGGTGCTACGCCGGAGTCCCAGGAGATGACCTTGATGCCGCGCTGGGCAGCCTTCTTCAGCGCCGGAACGAGCGCGTCCGGATCGTTGGCCGAGACGGCGATGGCGTCGACGCCCTGGGCGATCAGCGAGTTGATGACTTCGATCTGGCCTTCGGCCGTCGTCGACGTCGGACCGGTGTAGATCACCTCAACGCCGCCGAGTTCCTTGGCGGCTTCCTGAGCGCCCTTGTTGGCGGCGTCGAAGAAGCCGTTGCCGAGCGACTTCACGACGAGGCCGATCTTGATGTCCTTGGCACTGGCGGTGCCGGCCATCATGGCGACGGCGAGCGCGACGCCGAGCGCAAGTGTCTTTGCGAGTTTCATGTACTTTCCTCCCTTAAAGATTAGACTTCCACACCTCGGCGGCGCCTCATGCGACCGACGAGGAATCCTCCCTCACAGCCTGGGCCACCGGGCTTGCGACAACGAGCCGGACGCCGGCATTCTCGACCATGCGAGCCGCCTCGTCCGAAATCCCGTCATCGGTGATGACCACGGAAACGCGGTCGAGCGCGCAGAGAATGAGGCTCGACCGGCGATTGAATTTGCTTGAATCGACCATGACGACGAGTTCGTCGGCCTGGTGCATCAGCTTCTGCTCGCTCTGGATAATGAGGGCATCCGCCTCCATGATGCCGAGCGGGCCGACGCCCTGGGCGCCGATGAACATGCGCCGCGCATAAAAATTGCGGATCGCGTCGTTGTCGAACGGCGACAGGATGAGACTCTGCTCGCGATAGATCGCGCCGCCCGGCACCGTCACCGTGTTTTTGGAGTGTTTGACCAGATGTTCGGCGATGGCGAATGAATTGGTCATCACCTGCAGGCGGTGGCCAGCCATATAATGCACCATCTGGAAGGTCGTCGTGCCGCCATTGATGATGATGGCGTCGCCGGCCTCGCAGAGCTCGACGGCGGCGCGCGCAATTGCGCGCTTTTTATCGATGTTGACTGATTCTGAAACCCGGAAGGGCCGGCCGGCGAGATTGCCGAGCTGCGGCGGATGCACGGCCTCCGCGCCGCCGCGGACACGGCGGATCTTGCCCTGCACGTGAAGAGCCGCAATGTCGCGCCTGATTGTCGCTTCAGAAGCTTCCGTCAATTCGGAAATGTCCTGGATCGTGACGACGGACTTTTCCTGAACGGCGCTTAAGATGATGCGATGGCGTTCGCGTTCGTGCATTGGGCTCCTCCTCTTGTCATATTTATTTCGCATCCGTTAATGGCTGTCAATCACAAACGATCATAAATTTTCATATTGCGCTGCACAACAATCGATTTTGATCGTTTTCGATTGACAAGCGCACTTTTGATGCGCGATACCGTGAGCGAAAGGGCGCGCTGATCGCGGCCCCCGACAAGCCTGATATGGGAGGATGATATGGCGGCGAACGTCCGGCTTCTGGAAAACCGGTGGGATGATGGTTACGCGGCGGGCCTCGATGAGCCCGGCAAGCTGCTCTATCGCTCCAATCTGCTCGGCGCCGACAAGCGCATCACCAATTACGGCGGCGGCAACACCTCGGCGAAGGTGATGGAAACCGATCCGCTTGATGGCAGCAAGGTCAAGGTCCTCTGGGTCAAGGGCTCGGGTGGCGACGTCGGCACCATCAAGCTCGACGGTTTCGCCACCCTCTACCAGGACAAGCTGGAATCGCTGAAAGGCATCTATAAGGGTGTCGAGGACGAGGATCGCATGGTCGGTTTCCTGCCGCATTGCACCTTCAACCTGAACGGCCGCGCTGCCTCGATCGACACGCCGCTGCACGGTTTCGTGCCGTTCACCCATGTCGACCACATGCATCCCGATGCGATCATCGCAATCGCCGCATCGAAAAATTCCAGGGAATTGACGCAGCAGATCTTCGGCGACGAGATCGGCTGGCTGCCCTGGCGCCGTCCGGGCTTCCAGCTCGGCCTCGATCTCGAAGCCTTCGTCAAGGCGAACCCGAGCGCCAAGGGCGTCGTGCTCGAAAGCCATGGTCTCTTCACCTGGGCAAATGACGCCAAGGCCTGCTACGAGCTGACGCTCGAGATCATCAACAAGGCGATCGAATGGTTTGCCGGCCAGACTGAGGGCAAGACGATTTTCGGCGGCGCCGTCGTTCAAAGCCTGGCTGTGGCGGAGCGCCGTGCCATCGCCGCTCGCCTGATGCCCGAAATTCGCGGTCGCATCGGCAAGCAGGAACGCAAGCTCGGCCATTTCGACGATCAGGACGCGGTTCTGGAATTCGTCAATTCAAAAGACCTGCGTCCGCTCGGCGCGCTCGGCACCAGCTGCCCGGACCATTTCCTGCGCACCAAGATCCGGCCGCTGATCGTCGATTTCGACCCGGCCAAGCCGGATGTCGACGCGATCGTCGCCGGCCTCGACCGGGCGCTGGAGGATTACCGCGCCGATTACGCCCGCTATTACAACGACTGCAAGCATGACAATTCGCCCGCCATGCGCGACGCCAATCCCGTCATCTTCCTCGTTCCCGGCGTCGGCATGCTGTCCTTTGCCCGCGACAAGGCAACGGCCCGCATCGCCAGCGAATTCTACGTCAACGCAATCAACGTCATGCGCGGCGCCTCGACGGTTTCGGAATATCAGGGCCTGCCGGAGCAGGAAGCCTTCGATATCGAATACTGGCTGCTCGAAGAGGCGAAGCTGCAGCGCATGCCGAAGCCGAAGAGCCTTGCCGGCCGCGTCGCCTTCGTCACCGGCGGTGCCGGCGGCATCGGCCGGGCGACGGCCGCCCGTCTCGTCGGCGAGGGCGCCTGCGTAGTGCTTGCCGATATCGACCAGGCGGCGCTCGAAGCCACGGAAGCCGATTTCGTCAAGAAATACGGGACTGACGCCGTGCGCAGCGTCCGGCTCGACGTCACCAAGGAAGATGCGGTGATCGCCTCCTTCACGGAAGCGTCGGTCGAATTCGGCGGCGTCGACATCCTCGTATCGAATGCCGGCATTGCCTCCTCCGCGCCGATCGAAGCCACCGAGCTTTCGACCTGGAACCGCAATATCGATATTCTGGCGACCGGCTATTTCCTCGTTTCGCGCGAAGCTTTCCGCCTGTTCCGCCGCCAGGCGCTCGGCGGCAACATCGTCTTCGTCGCCTCGAAGAACGGCCTTGCCGCCTCGCCGAATGCCTCTGCCTACTGCACGGCAAAGGCCGCCGAAATTCATCTCGCCCGCTGCCTGGCGCTGGAAGGCGCGGATGTCGGCATCCGCGTCAACACCGTCAACCCGGACGCGGTGCTGCGCGGCTCGAAGATCTGGAGCGGCGAGTGGCGCGAGCAGCGCGCCGCCTCCTCGAAGATCGAGGTTGACGATCTCGAGGAGCATTACCGCAAGCGTTCGATGCTGAAACTCAATGTGTTTCCTGAAGATATCGCCGAGGCGATCTACTTCCTCGCATCGGACCTTTCGGCAAAATCGACCGGCAACATCATCAACGTCGATGCCGGTAACGTGCAGAGTTTTACGCGGTAATTTTTGATTGGCGGCGGATGCGTCTGCCCCTCACCCTAACCCTCTCCCCGTCATGACGGGGAGAGGGGACTTGCCCAACGAAATGTTGGAGTGGGACGAAGACGGTGCGGCACATCCCCTTCTCCCCGTCTGAACGGGGAGAAGGTGCCGGCAGGCGGATGAGGGGCGGCCCCACAGCAGTCCCATCTTAGAAATTGCATAACCGGGAGGTAGAAATGGCCGAGTTCAGGATCGCGCAGGATCTGGTCGCGACAGAAAACGACAAGCGGGCAGCCGCATTGAAAGCCGATTACGAGGCGCTGGGCGCGAACCTTGACCGCCGCGGCGTCGATATCGAAGCGATCACCCGCAAGGTCGCCGAATTTTTCGTCGCCGTTCCCTCCTGGGGTGTCGGCACCGGCGGCACGCGTTTTGCCCGCTTCCCCGGCACGGGCGAGCCGCGCGGCATCTTCGACAAGCTCGACGATTGCGCCGTCATTAACCAGCTGACGCAGGCGACACCGAATGTCTCGCTGCATATTCCCTGGGACAAGGCGGATGCCAAGGAGCTGAAGGCCAAGGGCGATGCGCTCGGCCTCGGTTTCGATGCGATGAACTCCAACACCTTTTCCGATGCGCCGGGACAGGCCCATTCCTATAAATACGGTTCGCTCAGCCATACCGATGCGGCAACGCGGGCGCAGGCGGTCGAGCACAATCTCGAATGCATCGCGATCGGCCAGGCGCTCGGCTCCAAGGCGCTGACCGTCTGGATCGGCGACGGCTCGAACTTCCCCGGCCAGAGCAATTTCACCCGGGCGTTCGAGCGTTATCTCGCCTCGATGGCCGACATCTACAAGGCGCTGCCCGACGATTGGAAGCTCTTTACCGAGCACAAGATGTACGAGCCGGCCTTCTATTCGACGATCGTCCAGGACTGGGGCACCAACTACCTGATCGCCCAGACGCTCGGCCCCAAGGCCCATTGCCTCGTCGATCTCGGCCACCATGCGCCGAACACCAATATCGAGATGATCGTCGCCCGCCTGATCCAGTTCGGCAAGCTCGGCGGTTTCCACTTCAACGATTCGAAATATGGCGACGACGATCTCGACGCCGGCGCGATCGATCCCTACCGGCTGTTCCTGGTCTTCAACGAGCTGGTGGATGCCGAGCAGCGCGGCGTCAACGACTTCAACCCGGCCCATATGATCGACCAGTCGCATAATGTCACAGACCCGATCGAAAGCCTGATCAACAGCGCCAACGAAATCCGCCGCGCCTATGCGCAGGCGCTGCTCGTCGACCGCAAGGCGCTCGATGGCTACCAGCAGGACAATGACGCGCTGATGGCGTCGGAAACGCTGAAGCGCGCCTATCGCGCCGATGTCGAGCCGATCCTCGCCGAAGCCCGGCGCCGGGCCGGCGGTGCGATCGACCCGATCGCCGCCTACCGCGCCAGCGGCTACCGCAAGAATATAGCGGCCGAGCGTCCGGCCTCCGCTGCCGGCGGCGGCGGTATCATCTGAGCTTCGACCTGAATAAGAGAACGATTGCCGGCAGCGCAGGTGTGACCCGCTGCCGGCAATTGCCGCTTACGGCTTCCAGGCGCCGGCGATCTGCCGGGTGGCGATGTTCAGCCGGTTCCAGACATTGATATTGGCGATGGCGATGACGAGGGCCGCAAGGCTCCGACCGTCATAGTGCCGGGTCGCCTCGTCCCAGATCTCGTCGGGCACGGGGTCGGCGCGGTCGCTGGTGCGGGTGACGGCCTCGGTCAGCGCCAGGGCAGCCCGCTCGGCGTCGCTGAAATAGGGCGAGTCGCGCCAGGCGCTGACGGCGAAAAGCCTTTCGTCCGTTTCGCCGAGCTTCTTTGCGATGCGCGGATGCCCGTCGACGCAGACGCTGCAGCCGTTGATCTGGCTGGCGCGCAGATTGACGAGTTCCAGCAGCTTCGGCGAAAGCCCGGCCTCGACCGGCACCTTCGCAAGAGCCGTCAGCGCCTGCATGGCAGCGGGAAGGACGAGGGCGGGATTTCCCATTCTCTCCTGCATGGCTAATTTTTCCTGCATGGTATGTCTCCTTGATGCGTTTTACTCTTCGACGATCCGCCGGCGCTGTCACATCGGCCGGGTTTCATTCGTCATGGCCTTGACGGGATGCAGCGGAGGAATGTGACAAATGGACGAGAAAAAATGGCTGGCCGACGAATTCGAGGCGAACAGGGCGCATCTGCGGGCCGCCGCCTATCGCATGCTCGGTTCACGCGGCGAGGCTGAAGATGCTGTTCAGGAGGCCTGGCTGCGGCTGAGCCGCACCGACACGACCGACGTCGGTAATCTCGGCGGCTGGCTGACGACGGTGGTGGCGCGCATCTGCCTCGACATGCTGCGCACCCGCAAGACCCGGCGCGAGGAGCCGCTGGAAATGCCGGTCCATGCGGCGATCGCCGATCCGGCGAACGATCCGGAACGCGAAGCAGCCTTCGCCGATTCCGTCGGTCTGGCATTGCTCGTCGTGCTGCAGACGCTGGCACCCGCCGAGCGTGTCGCCTTCGTGCTGCACGATATGTTCGATCTGCCCTTCGACGAGATCGCGCCGATCATCGGCCGCTCGTCCGCCGCCGCCCGGCAGCTCGCAAGCCGCGCCCGCCGCCGGGTGCAGGGTACGGATGAGGCGCCCGAGGTCGATTTCGGCGGCAAGCGGACGGTCGCGGAGGCCTTTCTGACGGCATCGCGCAACGGCGATCTGGAAGCGTTGCTTACCGTGCTTGCCCCCGATGTCGTCTTCCGGCCGGATGCAACGGCGGCGCGATTCGGCACGATCGGCGAAATGCGTGGCGCAGAAGAGGTCGCCCGAGCCTTCAAGGGCCGGGCGCAGGCGGCAGAAATTGCCGTCGTCGACGGCGAGCTCGGATTCGTCGTGCAGATCGGCGGCCAGCTCCGCGTCGTCGTGGCGCTGACGATCGCCGATGGCAGGATCGCTGCGATCGACGCCATTGCCGATCCGGATCACCTGGAACGACTTGATTATTCGATCCTTCGGGATTGAAAATAAACGTGGATTTACCGGATCCCCGCGACAGGCGCGCTATCGAACGAGCGCGCCGTTGCCGTTTCCGGAGCGATGGATACCGCCTCATTTTCCTTGACAGCAGCATCTTCAGCTTTATTCTATTATAAAGATTTATATAGCATAACTGTGGAATTCAGCGATATGATCACATCAGGCGACCAGGCGAAGAAGCCGCTTCTTCTCACCAATATCAGGCCGATCGCTTTCGGTGCCGGCGCGCCGGACGGGACGGTCGACATTCTCGTCGATGGCGACGGCAGGATCGCCGAGATCGGTGCTTCGCTCGCCGTCTCCCAGGATGTGACACGCATCGATGGCAAGGGCGCCTTCGTCTCGCCGGGCTGGATCGATCTGCACGTGCATATCTGGCACGGCGGCACCGACATTTCCATTCGCCCCTCCGAATGCGGCGTCGAGCGCGGTGTCACCACGCTGGTCGACGCCGGTTCGGCCGGCGAGGCGAATTTCCACGGCTTCCGCGAATATATCATCGAGCCCGCACGCGAGCGCATCAAAGCCTTCCTGAACCTCGGTTCGATCGGCCTCGTCGCCTGTAACCGCGTCGCCGAACTCAGGGATATCAGAGATATCGATCTCGACCGCATCCTTGAAGTCTATGCCGAAAACAGCGAGCACATCGTCGGCATCAAGGTGCGTGCCAGCCATGTCATCACCGGCTCCTGGGGCGTCACCCCCGTCAAGCTCGGCAAGAAGATCGCCAAGATCCTGAAAGTGCCGATGATGGTGCATGTCGGCGAGCCGCCGGCGCTCTATGACGAAGTGCTTGAGATCCTCGGCCCCGGCGACGTCGTCACCCATTGTTTCAACGGCAAGGCCGGTTCGAGCATCATGGAGGACGAGGATCTCTTCAATCTCGCCGAGCGCTGCGCCTCCGAGGGCATCCGTCTGGATATCGGCCATGGCGGCGCCTCCTTCTCCTTCAAGGTGGCGGAAGCGGCGATCGCGCGCGGGCTGCTGCCCTTCTCGATCTCGACGGATCTGCACGGCCATTCGATGAATTTTCCGGTCTGGGACCTGGCGACGACGATGTCGAAGCTGCTGAGTGTCGGCATGCCCTTCGACAAGGTGGTGGAGGCCGTCACCCATGCGCCGGCAGCGGTCATTAAGCTGTCGATGGACAACCGGCTTATCGTCGGCGCGCAGGCCGAATTCACGATCTTCGACCTCGTCGATTCCGAGCTCGAGGCGACGGATTCCAACGGCGACGTCTCGGTCCTCAACAAGCTGTTCGAGCCGCGCTACGCGGTGATGGGCGCCGATGCCGTTACCGCCAGCCGCTACGTGCCGCGGGCGCGCAGGCTGGTGCGCCACAGCCATGGCTATTCCTATAGGTAGGTCGCCGTCGGGCTTGGTTCGGCGACCGAGGAAAGCCTTAGCGGTTGCGCCAGCCCATCAGCTTTTCGATCCGCTCCGCCGAATTGCGTACATGCGCGGTATAGTGGTTCTCGTCGGAGAAGGCTTTCTGCTCCGGCAGCACGATGGAAATGGTGGCGACGCAGTGGCCGTCGCGGTCGCAGATCGGCGAGGCGATGCA encodes:
- the rhaS gene encoding rhamnose ABC transporter substrate-binding protein → MKLAKTLALGVALAVAMMAGTASAKDIKIGLVVKSLGNGFFDAANKGAQEAAKELGGVEVIYTGPTSTTAEGQIEVINSLIAQGVDAIAVSANDPDALVPALKKAAQRGIKVISWDSGVAPEGRILQLNPSSNELIGKMCLTLVKNHLDGGKGDFAILSATTTSTNQNIWIDQMKKQLKDFPGLNLVTTVYGDDLSDKSYREAEGLLKSNPNVKVIVAPTTVGVLAASKVVEDKGLVGKVYVTGLGLPSEMAGAIKSGATKEFAIWNPIDLGYSATQIAYHLAKGDADGKPGSEIEAGRMGKIKIGDNGEAAMADPFVYNASNIDQFSKVF
- a CDS encoding DeoR/GlpR family DNA-binding transcription regulator produces the protein MHERERHRIILSAVQEKSVVTIQDISELTEASEATIRRDIAALHVQGKIRRVRGGAEAVHPPQLGNLAGRPFRVSESVNIDKKRAIARAAVELCEAGDAIIINGGTTTFQMVHYMAGHRLQVMTNSFAIAEHLVKHSKNTVTVPGGAIYREQSLILSPFDNDAIRNFYARRMFIGAQGVGPLGIMEADALIIQSEQKLMHQADELVVMVDSSKFNRRSSLILCALDRVSVVITDDGISDEAARMVENAGVRLVVASPVAQAVREDSSSVA
- a CDS encoding bifunctional rhamnulose-1-phosphate aldolase/short-chain dehydrogenase; amino-acid sequence: MAANVRLLENRWDDGYAAGLDEPGKLLYRSNLLGADKRITNYGGGNTSAKVMETDPLDGSKVKVLWVKGSGGDVGTIKLDGFATLYQDKLESLKGIYKGVEDEDRMVGFLPHCTFNLNGRAASIDTPLHGFVPFTHVDHMHPDAIIAIAASKNSRELTQQIFGDEIGWLPWRRPGFQLGLDLEAFVKANPSAKGVVLESHGLFTWANDAKACYELTLEIINKAIEWFAGQTEGKTIFGGAVVQSLAVAERRAIAARLMPEIRGRIGKQERKLGHFDDQDAVLEFVNSKDLRPLGALGTSCPDHFLRTKIRPLIVDFDPAKPDVDAIVAGLDRALEDYRADYARYYNDCKHDNSPAMRDANPVIFLVPGVGMLSFARDKATARIASEFYVNAINVMRGASTVSEYQGLPEQEAFDIEYWLLEEAKLQRMPKPKSLAGRVAFVTGGAGGIGRATAARLVGEGACVVLADIDQAALEATEADFVKKYGTDAVRSVRLDVTKEDAVIASFTEASVEFGGVDILVSNAGIASSAPIEATELSTWNRNIDILATGYFLVSREAFRLFRRQALGGNIVFVASKNGLAASPNASAYCTAKAAEIHLARCLALEGADVGIRVNTVNPDAVLRGSKIWSGEWREQRAASSKIEVDDLEEHYRKRSMLKLNVFPEDIAEAIYFLASDLSAKSTGNIINVDAGNVQSFTR
- the rhaI gene encoding L-rhamnose catabolism isomerase yields the protein MAEFRIAQDLVATENDKRAAALKADYEALGANLDRRGVDIEAITRKVAEFFVAVPSWGVGTGGTRFARFPGTGEPRGIFDKLDDCAVINQLTQATPNVSLHIPWDKADAKELKAKGDALGLGFDAMNSNTFSDAPGQAHSYKYGSLSHTDAATRAQAVEHNLECIAIGQALGSKALTVWIGDGSNFPGQSNFTRAFERYLASMADIYKALPDDWKLFTEHKMYEPAFYSTIVQDWGTNYLIAQTLGPKAHCLVDLGHHAPNTNIEMIVARLIQFGKLGGFHFNDSKYGDDDLDAGAIDPYRLFLVFNELVDAEQRGVNDFNPAHMIDQSHNVTDPIESLINSANEIRRAYAQALLVDRKALDGYQQDNDALMASETLKRAYRADVEPILAEARRRAGGAIDPIAAYRASGYRKNIAAERPASAAGGGGII
- a CDS encoding carboxymuconolactone decarboxylase family protein, yielding MQERMGNPALVLPAAMQALTALAKVPVEAGLSPKLLELVNLRASQINGCSVCVDGHPRIAKKLGETDERLFAVSAWRDSPYFSDAERAALALTEAVTRTSDRADPVPDEIWDEATRHYDGRSLAALVIAIANINVWNRLNIATRQIAGAWKP
- a CDS encoding sigma-70 family RNA polymerase sigma factor — its product is MDEKKWLADEFEANRAHLRAAAYRMLGSRGEAEDAVQEAWLRLSRTDTTDVGNLGGWLTTVVARICLDMLRTRKTRREEPLEMPVHAAIADPANDPEREAAFADSVGLALLVVLQTLAPAERVAFVLHDMFDLPFDEIAPIIGRSSAAARQLASRARRRVQGTDEAPEVDFGGKRTVAEAFLTASRNGDLEALLTVLAPDVVFRPDATAARFGTIGEMRGAEEVARAFKGRAQAAEIAVVDGELGFVVQIGGQLRVVVALTIADGRIAAIDAIADPDHLERLDYSILRD
- a CDS encoding amidohydrolase/deacetylase family metallohydrolase, which produces MITSGDQAKKPLLLTNIRPIAFGAGAPDGTVDILVDGDGRIAEIGASLAVSQDVTRIDGKGAFVSPGWIDLHVHIWHGGTDISIRPSECGVERGVTTLVDAGSAGEANFHGFREYIIEPARERIKAFLNLGSIGLVACNRVAELRDIRDIDLDRILEVYAENSEHIVGIKVRASHVITGSWGVTPVKLGKKIAKILKVPMMVHVGEPPALYDEVLEILGPGDVVTHCFNGKAGSSIMEDEDLFNLAERCASEGIRLDIGHGGASFSFKVAEAAIARGLLPFSISTDLHGHSMNFPVWDLATTMSKLLSVGMPFDKVVEAVTHAPAAVIKLSMDNRLIVGAQAEFTIFDLVDSELEATDSNGDVSVLNKLFEPRYAVMGADAVTASRYVPRARRLVRHSHGYSYR